The Megalobrama amblycephala isolate DHTTF-2021 linkage group LG7, ASM1881202v1, whole genome shotgun sequence genome window below encodes:
- the LOC125271719 gene encoding LOW QUALITY PROTEIN: macrophage mannose receptor 1-like (The sequence of the model RefSeq protein was modified relative to this genomic sequence to represent the inferred CDS: deleted 1 base in 1 codon; substituted 2 bases at 2 genomic stop codons), translated as MKAVVTLLLFLSLSGLSFSLHRKHVFVNKLMTWKDAQTYCREHHDDLSTVNKEEAQLLSRNPEVNXMXNEYFWIGLLMSPNNPEKWIWSGGEDEKIDNWDTGEPDRITQECCAVRKYNYKLHNGLCSATLPFYCMRVFEPILVHQNKTWDEALDYCRQNYIDLVSLRSEMIMAEVINITTSSQTASVWTGLRFMAGHWFWVSGHNLQYKAWSVEGELQCPARNLRCGALERQNNIWTPKNCEDELNFVCLKKL; from the exons ATGAAGGCTGTCGTCACTCTGCTCCTGTTTTTGAGTCTCTCTGGACTGAGCTTCAGTCTCCACAGAAAACACGTGTTTGTGAATAAATTAATGACCTGGAAAGATGCACAGACGTACTGCAGAGAACACCATGATGACCTGTCCACCGTCAATAAAGAAGAGGCACAACTGCTCTCTAGAAATCCAGAAGTGAAT TGAATGTGAAATGAATATTTTTGGATTGGACTGCTCATGAGTCCTAACAACCCAGAAAAATGGATTTGGTCTGGAGGTGAGGATGAAAAAATTGACAATTGGGACACTGGGGAACCAGACAGGATCACTCAAGAGTGTTGCGCTGtaagaaaatataattataaactGCACAATGGTCTGTGCTCAGCGACTCTGCCATTTTACTGTATGCGGGTCTTTGAGCCCATTCTGGTGCATCAGAACAAGACGTGGGATGAAGCCCTGGACTACTGCAGACAGAACTACATTGACCTGGTGAGTCTAAGATCTGAGATGATTATGGCAGAGGTGATAAATATCACTACATCATCCCAGACAGCTTCTGTGTGGACCGGCCTGCGCTTCATGGCTGGTCATTGGTTCTGGGTCAGTGGACACAATCTTCAATATAAAGCCTGGTCTGTGGAGGGGGAGCTCCAGTGTCCTGCCAGAAACCTGCGCTGTGGAGCTCTGGAGAGACAAAATAATATTTGGACACCCAAAAATTGTGAGGATGAACTCAACTTTGTCTGTCTTAAAAAGCTATAA